The genomic DNA TCATCTATTGGCTCTTCCTTTTGACAAGTGAAATAATAAAATAAATTAGTTACAAATATTACATTGATTGGCATGATTAGAATCACTAGCAAATATGTTATATAACTTGATAAAGTCAGTGCGTAGTTGCTTACTAATGGATTTGTGATACTATCCATAAACCATTTAATGAATCCAGTTAATAAATATATTGATGTAATCCCTATAAAAAAAACTACTATGTTGAAAATGATTAAGTATACAAAAATACGGATTTCATTTTTTCTAGTGATTCTAATACTCGAGAGCATCGCCTTTGATCCCTTGAGACCTTTAATTACAATAAAATGGATCGTAAAAATACTCCGTATAAACAAATAGATACATAAAAATAAAATTATTATATTTAGAATAAGGTATATCTTAGAGCCATTTAATTGACTTGTAATCAAAATTGGAAGATTTATTTTTTCTTGAATGATTTTCATAAAATTCAAGTTAAGGGGCAAAATGATTAACATAAAAAAGGGAACAATCTGAAATATACTCAGTCCAAATAGCTTTGGTACTCTTTTTAATACAAACAAAAGTGAATTGAGTACATCTACCTCTTGATTGAAATACTGTTTTTGAGATATTACTATGAGCACTCCTGCTTCTACAAAAACAATGATGACACACAATATAAAGATCACTATTATTCCAACAAGTCCTTTATAACTCATAGCGGCCTGGTAGACCTCTTTGTTATAATACGTGGACGCTCCCATCCACCTCAATAACATTTTATAGATATATGTTAATATAGGCACCCAAATAAAACTTGTAAAAATGATAACTATAAACTCAAAAACAATATATTTTTTAAAATTTTCACAAAAACTTTTTATACTGCAGCCTAATAACCGAAACATTGCATTCACCTACATTCGATCATCTATTTTTACAAATGATATTTTTTCGATCAGATTTTTTCTTTCAACACTTCATTCTATTTTTCACGCATTACGTGCAACAACTAACTATTCATTCACCCGAAAGGTTAGTCCAGGGTAAATCATAGATTCACACTGATCGTTCACATTAAAAGCCTTCGTTTCCACAATGCCATAACCGTATTCCCTGGGGATAGTACTTCGACTAGCAATCGTGGTATACCCGTATATCTACCACTCTCGTTCGTATCCTCTTTCCAATTACAAATAATCAACAGGTCTGGTTGGACAATGTTTGTGAACTTATTATTCCCTCTACGAAGCAATGTGACATCGAAAGGCGACTCAAATACGTCACAAGGTTTTCCTGTTAAATAACGATCAATTTCAATGTGGAATCGCGAAACAACGCGTTGATGATAGACATTAGGGGATCCCAACATGTACACTTCACCATCAATATATTCGTAACGATTATTAGCCTCTTCATTCATGTTTTTAAATTCTTCATAAGTCATCTGAACTCTACTCAGATTATATGCTTCCATCGCTTCAGCAACACGGCCTGGTTCATAAGCTTTATGCATTGAGGCATCCACATCGAATACCTGACGTAAATTAGCTGAACTTTCTATGATTTCATCTTCTTTTGTATGATTCAATAATTTTGCAATGATTTCGCCATTTTTAGTAATGTACACTGGCTCAGTTGAACAAAGCCTTAAATACTTGCCAAACGAATTTTTAATGTCTGTGGATGTCACTTTCATACGAACCCTCCTCGATTAAATTTCTAATTCGAACTTAGTGTATAATTTACACTTGCGTTATTATATCCATTTTAACTAATTTAGCCATTTTAGTCAATGGGGCGAGTGATAATCATTCATGAACCACACACTATTGCAACTTTCTATCGTGAAAGATTTAGCATTCTGGGGAATATCCAACATAACCTGACTTAATTCCATATATTATTATTAAATAGCATCTAATAAATGAAACATTCTTGTCCTCTTTTTCATATGATGTACTGTAGCATAATATCTTATTGAAAAGAGGTGAAACATTTGTCAAACAAAAAAGAAAAGCAAGCAACTTTAGCAAAAAAACCAGTTACTGGAACAATTGAAGCAGGAAATACCATATACCGTGTATTTGTAGAAGACATTCAAGGATCTGGAGTTGGTCTTTATACTGCAACCACTGGTCCTAATCATCCTGCTGGTGACGGTTTAAGTGTACTTTTTGGAAATGGCTCCCCTGGTACCTCCTTTAACACCTTC from Firmicutes bacterium HGW-Firmicutes-1 includes the following:
- a CDS encoding prevent-host-death protein, yielding MKVTSTDIKNSFGKYLRLCSTEPVYITKNGEIIAKLLNHTKEDEIIESSANLRQVFDVDASMHKAYEPGRVAEAMEAYNLSRVQMTYEEFKNMNEEANNRYEYIDGEVYMLGSPNVYHQRVVSRFHIEIDRYLTGKPCDVFESPFDVTLLRRGNNKFTNIVQPDLLIICNWKEDTNESGRYTGIPRLLVEVLSPGNTVMALWKRRLLM
- a CDS encoding glycerophosphodiester phosphodiesterase, with the translated sequence MFRLLGCSIKSFCENFKKYIVFEFIVIIFTSFIWVPILTYIYKMLLRWMGASTYYNKEVYQAAMSYKGLVGIIVIFILCVIIVFVEAGVLIVISQKQYFNQEVDVLNSLLFVLKRVPKLFGLSIFQIVPFFMLIILPLNLNFMKIIQEKINLPILITSQLNGSKIYLILNIIILFLCIYLFIRSIFTIHFIVIKGLKGSKAMLSSIRITRKNEIRIFVYLIIFNIVVFFIGITSIYLLTGFIKWFMDSITNPLVSNYALTLSSYITYLLVILIMPINVIFVTNLFYYFTCQKEEPIDEVMLKSHPQLMKIENKVIQFFESRKYLFSFVVVIYLTIMFLFNYSYTEKIFNWDIVVAAHRGYHLAPENSISSIRESIELGVEVIEIDVQISKDGVLVLNHDRTLKRVAGKDERVADLNYSIIKDIYIGFKNSYLDEKIPTLEEALLEIDKKAKVIIDIKNYGSDQEMAEKIVELVERNNMIDDTYIQSFDQKILKEIRSINPEIKIGAILYASIGNLSLLDVDFYTIHQYMLSDAFVKNTHKLNREVWVWTVNLDENIREVLKYRVDGIITDYPERVHEILIE